One Cupriavidus taiwanensis DNA window includes the following coding sequences:
- a CDS encoding DeoR/GlpR family DNA-binding transcription regulator codes for MLAEQRQKYILDQLSATGALAISELVSELDVSRETIRRDLNALATRGLLVLTHGGALAPDRTEPDTQTRAQVNAEGKRAIGVRAAELVRDGASLILDYGTTTHAVAQALHGHHNLLVYTNDLAIAQLLGRRNGNRVIVLGGELQDNEDATHGWDTIEQLSRYHTDFAFIGIGGITPRGEICDFSRAAAELRSRMLLAADVACVVADHTKFGRNTGVTIKHAELAAWVITDMAPEPDVGAALKERGNKLLIA; via the coding sequence GTGCTCGCCGAACAACGGCAGAAATACATCCTCGATCAGCTCTCCGCCACCGGCGCGCTGGCCATCAGCGAGCTGGTGAGCGAACTCGACGTGTCGCGCGAGACCATCCGGCGCGATCTCAACGCGCTGGCCACGCGCGGGCTGCTGGTGCTGACCCACGGCGGCGCGCTGGCCCCTGACCGCACCGAGCCCGATACCCAGACCCGCGCGCAGGTCAATGCCGAAGGCAAGCGCGCCATCGGCGTGCGCGCGGCGGAGCTGGTGCGCGACGGCGCCTCGCTGATCCTGGACTACGGCACCACCACGCATGCGGTGGCGCAGGCGCTGCACGGCCACCACAACCTGCTGGTCTACACCAACGACCTTGCCATCGCCCAGCTGCTGGGCCGGCGCAACGGCAACCGCGTGATCGTGCTGGGCGGCGAGCTGCAGGACAACGAAGACGCCACGCACGGCTGGGACACCATCGAACAGCTGTCGCGCTACCACACCGACTTTGCCTTTATCGGCATCGGCGGCATCACGCCGCGCGGCGAGATCTGCGATTTCTCGCGCGCCGCGGCGGAGCTGCGCAGCCGCATGCTGCTGGCCGCCGACGTAGCCTGCGTGGTCGCCGACCACACCAAGTTCGGGCGCAACACCGGCGTCACCATCAAGCACGCCGAGCTGGCGGCCTGGGTCATCACCGACATGGCGCCGGAACCGGACGTGGGCGCGGCGCTGAAGGAACGGGGCAACAAGTTGCTGATTGCCTGA
- the phnY gene encoding phosphonoacetaldehyde dehydrogenase — MNAPQFPAGAVSPHFRAEALRIDAQKIVRERVIEVRNPFDGALVGTVPKATLEDVRRAFEVGQAYRATLTRYERAAILNRAAALLRERTEEASDLITLESGLSKKDSLYEIGRVADVLGFAATEALRDDGQLFSCDLTPHGKKRRVMTQREPLMGVICAITPFNHPMNQVAHKVAPSIATNNRMVLKPSEKVPLSAFYLADLLYEAGLPPQMLQVVTGDPREIADELITHPAVDLVTFTGGVAIGKYIASKAGYKRVVLELGGNDPLIVLDDADLDRASDLAVQGSYKNSGQRCTAVKRMLVHQAVAARFTELVVEKTRAWKYGDPMDRGVDMGTVIDEQAAQLFEARVNEAVAQGARLLAGNQRNGASYSPTVLDRVDPSMTVVREETFGPVSPIITFRDVDDAIRISNGTAFGLSSGVCTNNIEAFTKIANSLHVGTVNLWEVPGYRIELTPFGGIKDSGLGYKEGVQEAAKSFTNLKTITLPWG, encoded by the coding sequence ATGAACGCCCCCCAATTTCCCGCTGGCGCCGTCAGCCCCCATTTCCGCGCCGAGGCGCTGCGCATCGACGCCCAGAAGATCGTGCGCGAGCGCGTCATCGAAGTGCGCAACCCGTTCGACGGCGCGCTGGTGGGCACCGTGCCCAAGGCGACGCTGGAAGACGTGCGCCGCGCCTTCGAGGTGGGCCAGGCCTACCGCGCCACGCTGACGCGCTATGAGCGCGCCGCCATCCTGAACCGCGCCGCGGCGCTGCTGCGCGAGCGCACCGAGGAGGCGTCGGACCTAATCACGCTGGAATCCGGCCTGTCGAAGAAGGATTCGCTGTACGAGATCGGCCGCGTCGCCGACGTGCTGGGCTTCGCCGCCACCGAGGCGCTGCGCGACGACGGCCAGCTGTTCTCGTGCGACCTGACACCGCACGGCAAGAAGCGCCGCGTGATGACCCAGCGCGAGCCGCTGATGGGCGTGATCTGCGCCATCACCCCGTTCAACCACCCGATGAACCAGGTCGCGCACAAGGTGGCGCCGTCGATCGCCACCAACAACCGCATGGTGCTCAAGCCGTCGGAAAAGGTGCCGCTGTCGGCGTTCTACCTGGCCGACCTGCTGTATGAAGCCGGCCTGCCGCCGCAGATGCTGCAGGTGGTCACCGGCGACCCGCGCGAGATCGCCGACGAGCTGATCACCCACCCCGCGGTGGACCTGGTCACCTTTACCGGCGGCGTGGCGATCGGCAAGTACATTGCCAGCAAGGCCGGCTACAAGCGCGTGGTGCTGGAGCTGGGCGGCAACGACCCGCTGATCGTGCTGGACGACGCCGACCTGGACCGCGCCTCCGACCTGGCGGTGCAGGGCTCGTACAAGAACTCCGGCCAGCGCTGCACCGCGGTCAAGCGCATGCTGGTGCACCAGGCCGTGGCGGCGCGCTTCACCGAGCTGGTGGTGGAGAAGACCCGCGCGTGGAAATACGGCGACCCGATGGACCGCGGCGTCGATATGGGCACCGTCATCGACGAGCAGGCCGCGCAGCTGTTCGAAGCCCGCGTCAACGAGGCCGTGGCGCAGGGCGCGCGGCTGCTGGCGGGCAACCAGCGCAACGGCGCCAGCTATTCGCCGACGGTGCTGGACCGCGTCGATCCGTCGATGACGGTGGTGCGCGAGGAAACCTTCGGCCCGGTCTCGCCGATCATCACCTTCCGCGACGTCGACGATGCCATCCGGATTTCCAATGGCACCGCGTTCGGGCTGTCGTCGGGCGTGTGCACCAACAATATCGAGGCCTTTACGAAGATCGCCAATTCACTGCATGTTGGCACGGTCAACCTGTGGGAGGTGCCGGGCTACCGCATCGAACTGACGCCGTTCGGCGGCATCAAGGATTCGGGGCTGGGGTACAAGGAGGGGGTGCAGGAGGCGGCGAAGAGTTTTACGAACTTGAAGACGATTACGTTGCCGTGGGGGTGA
- the phnA gene encoding phosphonoacetate hydrolase, translated as MPDTNARTITVNQRTYRWMQQPVVVVCVDGCEFDYLEAAAASGRAPYLKRLLEGGSAFRGACVVPTFTNPNNLSIVCGAPPAVHGICGNYFFDRSANGGRGEEVMMNDPKYLRAGTILAAFAEAGASVAVVTAKDKLRRLLGHGMRGICFSSEKADQATVAENGIDGVLELVGMPVPDVYSAELSEFVFAAGVRLMETRRPDLMYLSTTDYIQHKFAPGTDGANAFYAMMDKYLARLDELGCVVALTADHGMNAKHDDATKAPNVIYLQDHLDAWLGRGVADGGARVILPITDPYVVHHGALGSYATIYLPDDADAAAIQARLRDLQGVESVLTNAEACARFELPPDRVGDLVVTSDKHVVLGTSRSRHDLSGLDAPLRSHGGVSEQTVPLVFNRATAGIPGKARLRNFDIFDVALNHLH; from the coding sequence ATGCCCGATACCAACGCCCGCACCATTACCGTCAACCAGCGCACCTATCGCTGGATGCAGCAGCCCGTCGTGGTGGTCTGCGTCGACGGCTGCGAGTTCGACTACCTGGAAGCTGCCGCGGCCAGCGGCCGCGCGCCGTACCTGAAGCGTCTGCTGGAGGGCGGTTCGGCCTTCCGCGGTGCCTGCGTGGTGCCGACCTTCACCAACCCCAACAACCTGTCCATCGTCTGCGGCGCGCCGCCGGCGGTGCACGGCATCTGCGGCAACTACTTCTTTGACCGCAGCGCCAACGGCGGGCGCGGCGAGGAAGTGATGATGAACGACCCCAAGTACCTGCGCGCCGGTACCATCCTGGCGGCCTTTGCCGAGGCCGGTGCCAGCGTCGCCGTGGTCACCGCCAAGGACAAGCTGCGCCGGCTGCTGGGCCATGGCATGCGGGGCATCTGCTTCTCGTCGGAGAAGGCCGACCAGGCCACGGTGGCAGAGAACGGCATCGACGGCGTGCTCGAGCTGGTCGGCATGCCGGTTCCCGACGTGTATAGCGCCGAGCTGTCCGAGTTCGTCTTCGCCGCCGGCGTGCGCCTGATGGAGACGCGCCGCCCGGACCTGATGTACCTGTCCACCACCGACTATATCCAGCACAAGTTCGCCCCCGGCACGGATGGCGCCAACGCCTTCTACGCGATGATGGACAAGTACCTGGCGCGCCTGGACGAACTGGGCTGCGTGGTCGCGCTGACCGCCGACCACGGCATGAACGCCAAGCACGACGACGCCACCAAGGCGCCCAACGTGATCTACCTGCAGGACCACCTGGACGCCTGGCTGGGCCGCGGCGTGGCCGACGGCGGCGCGCGCGTGATCCTGCCGATCACCGATCCGTACGTGGTCCACCACGGCGCGCTCGGCTCCTACGCCACCATCTACCTGCCCGACGATGCCGACGCCGCCGCGATCCAGGCGCGCCTGCGCGACCTGCAGGGCGTGGAGAGCGTGCTGACCAATGCCGAGGCCTGCGCGCGCTTCGAGCTGCCGCCCGACCGCGTCGGCGACCTGGTCGTCACCAGCGACAAGCACGTCGTGCTGGGCACCAGCCGCAGCCGCCACGACCTGTCCGGGCTGGACGCGCCGCTGCGCTCGCACGGCGGCGTGTCGGAGCAGACCGTGCCGCTGGTGTTCAACCGCGCCACCGCCGGCATTCCCGGCAAGGCCCGGCTGCGCAATTTCGACATCTTCGATGTCGCGCTGAACCACCTGCACTGA
- a CDS encoding phosphonate utilization associated transcriptional regulator translates to MSRQAPLANEITILQSQSLTTLVQRELELRIMSGELAPGAKLNEIEVAGQLNVSRGPVREAFRALEQAGLLRTEKNRGVFVRAISVEEADEIYELRAVLDEFIGRQLAARITPDSLRELRALVEALGAASQSRDVDEYTRLNLAFHDRMVELAGNRKLLDTYRRLVKELTLFRREALSRSHAAMPDSTREHRAIVSAIAARDGELAARLMREHVERGRARMHAAVASSGTGAATGTDAAA, encoded by the coding sequence ATGTCACGCCAAGCGCCGCTGGCGAACGAAATCACCATCCTGCAGAGCCAGTCCCTGACCACCCTGGTGCAGCGCGAACTGGAGTTGCGGATCATGTCCGGCGAACTGGCACCCGGCGCCAAGCTCAACGAGATCGAAGTCGCGGGGCAGCTCAATGTGTCGCGTGGTCCGGTGCGGGAAGCGTTCCGCGCGCTGGAGCAGGCCGGCCTGCTGCGCACCGAGAAGAACCGCGGCGTGTTCGTGCGCGCCATCTCGGTGGAGGAAGCCGATGAGATCTATGAACTGCGCGCCGTGCTGGATGAGTTCATCGGCCGGCAGCTGGCCGCGCGCATCACGCCTGACAGCCTGCGCGAGCTGCGCGCACTGGTGGAGGCGCTGGGCGCGGCCAGCCAGTCGCGCGATGTCGATGAGTACACGCGGCTGAACCTGGCCTTCCACGACCGCATGGTCGAGCTGGCCGGCAACCGCAAGCTGCTGGATACCTACCGGCGCCTGGTCAAGGAACTGACGCTGTTCCGGCGCGAGGCGCTGTCGCGCAGCCACGCCGCCATGCCCGATTCCACCCGCGAGCACCGCGCCATCGTCTCGGCGATTGCCGCGCGCGACGGCGAGCTGGCCGCGCGCCTGATGCGCGAGCACGTCGAGCGCGGCCGCGCGCGCATGCATGCCGCGGTGGCGTCATCGGGCACCGGCGCCGCCACCGGCACCGATGCCGCCGCCTGA
- a CDS encoding putative 2-aminoethylphosphonate ABC transporter substrate-binding protein, translated as MQPSFTTTLRTAAALLALAASGTALAQKTTLTVYTAWETETLKPYAEGFAKVAPDIELKYVRDSTGVITAKALAEKANPQADVIAGLAASSLELLKQEGMLTPYTPKGFEKLTRDYSDKATPPSWVGLDVWGATICFNTVEAKKRNLPRPETWKDLAKPVYKGAIVMPNPASSGTGFLDVTAWLQLFGEQEGWKYMDALHENIAQYTHSGSKPCKQAGSGEFPIGISFELRAHKTLASGAPIEMVFPKEGLGYDIEAAGIVKGTKKMEAAQRYMDWLASKEANQLFAKDWAIVAYPGVARKVETIPANYEQMLVKNDFSYIAKNRERVLTEWQKRYASKSEKQP; from the coding sequence ATGCAACCGTCCTTCACCACCACCCTGCGCACCGCCGCTGCCCTGCTTGCGCTAGCCGCCTCCGGCACCGCGCTGGCCCAGAAAACCACGCTGACCGTCTATACGGCGTGGGAGACCGAGACTCTCAAGCCCTATGCCGAGGGCTTCGCCAAGGTGGCGCCCGATATCGAACTGAAATACGTGCGCGACTCCACCGGCGTCATCACCGCCAAGGCGCTGGCCGAGAAAGCCAACCCGCAGGCCGACGTGATCGCCGGGCTGGCGGCGTCGAGCCTGGAACTGCTCAAGCAGGAAGGGATGCTGACGCCGTACACGCCGAAGGGTTTCGAGAAGCTGACGCGCGACTACAGCGACAAGGCCACGCCGCCGTCGTGGGTGGGGCTGGACGTCTGGGGCGCCACCATCTGCTTCAACACCGTCGAGGCCAAGAAGCGCAACCTGCCCCGCCCCGAAACCTGGAAGGACCTGGCCAAGCCGGTCTACAAGGGCGCCATCGTGATGCCCAACCCGGCCTCGTCCGGCACCGGCTTCCTGGACGTGACCGCGTGGCTGCAGCTGTTCGGCGAGCAGGAAGGCTGGAAGTACATGGACGCGCTGCACGAGAACATCGCGCAATACACGCATTCCGGCTCCAAGCCGTGCAAGCAGGCCGGCTCAGGGGAATTCCCGATCGGCATCTCGTTCGAGCTGCGCGCGCACAAGACGCTGGCGTCGGGCGCGCCGATCGAGATGGTCTTCCCCAAGGAGGGCCTGGGCTACGACATCGAGGCCGCCGGCATCGTCAAGGGCACCAAGAAGATGGAGGCAGCGCAGCGCTATATGGACTGGCTGGCCAGCAAGGAAGCCAACCAGCTGTTCGCCAAGGACTGGGCCATCGTGGCCTACCCGGGCGTGGCGCGGAAGGTGGAAACCATCCCCGCCAACTACGAGCAGATGCTGGTCAAGAACGACTTCAGCTATATCGCAAAGAACCGCGAACGCGTGCTGACCGAATGGCAGAAGCGCTACGCCAGCAAGTCGGAAAAGCAGCCCTGA
- a CDS encoding putative 2-aminoethylphosphonate ABC transporter ATP-binding protein, with amino-acid sequence MQTSPSTAETYLSLKGIHKRFGGSSGAFVALHNIDLDVRQGELLCFLGPSGCGKTTLLRIIAGLESQNAGTIHQGGRDISTLPPMERDYGIVFQSYALFPNLTVADNVAYGLVNRRMPRDQRRARVDELLTLVGLPDRGNQYPAQLSGGQQQRVAIARALATSPGLLLLDEPLSALDARVRVRLRSEIRALQQRLNITTILVTHDQEEALSMADRIVVMNQGAIEQVGTPAQIYQRPATPFAADFVGKTNMLGARVCGDGELHLGGVRMHCTAPAGCCPDEDVQVFFRPEDVCVRGIDQHGPNVLEATVDKIEFLGAFSRLTLRLPDAASGALYADLSLNDLHELRPHTGDRLRLAIPADRIRIFRHACA; translated from the coding sequence ATGCAGACCTCCCCATCCACGGCCGAGACCTACCTCAGCCTGAAAGGCATCCACAAGCGCTTCGGCGGCAGCAGCGGCGCCTTCGTCGCCCTCCACAACATCGACCTGGACGTGCGCCAGGGCGAACTGCTGTGCTTCCTGGGCCCGTCGGGCTGCGGCAAGACCACGCTGCTGCGCATCATCGCCGGGCTCGAATCGCAGAACGCCGGCACCATCCACCAGGGCGGGCGCGACATCTCCACGCTGCCGCCGATGGAGCGCGACTACGGCATCGTGTTCCAGTCCTATGCGCTGTTCCCCAACCTGACCGTGGCCGACAACGTCGCCTACGGCCTGGTCAACCGCCGCATGCCGCGCGACCAGCGCCGCGCGCGCGTGGACGAGCTGCTGACGCTGGTGGGACTGCCCGACCGCGGCAACCAGTACCCCGCGCAGTTGTCCGGCGGCCAGCAGCAGCGCGTGGCGATTGCGCGCGCGCTGGCCACCTCGCCCGGCCTGCTGCTGCTGGACGAGCCGCTGTCGGCGCTCGACGCGCGCGTGCGGGTGCGGCTGCGCAGCGAGATCCGCGCGCTGCAGCAGCGGCTGAACATCACCACCATCCTGGTCACGCACGACCAGGAAGAGGCGTTGTCGATGGCGGACCGCATCGTGGTGATGAACCAGGGCGCGATCGAGCAGGTCGGCACCCCGGCGCAGATCTACCAGCGCCCGGCGACGCCGTTCGCGGCGGACTTCGTCGGCAAGACCAACATGCTGGGCGCGCGCGTCTGCGGCGACGGCGAGCTGCACCTGGGCGGCGTGCGCATGCACTGCACCGCGCCCGCCGGCTGCTGTCCCGACGAAGACGTGCAGGTGTTCTTCCGACCCGAAGACGTCTGCGTGCGCGGCATCGACCAGCACGGCCCCAATGTGCTGGAGGCCACCGTCGACAAGATCGAGTTCCTCGGCGCGTTCTCGCGGCTGACGCTGCGCCTGCCTGACGCAGCCTCCGGCGCGCTGTACGCCGACCTCTCGCTCAATGACCTGCACGAGCTGCGCCCGCACACCGGCGACCGGCTGCGCCTGGCCATTCCCGCTGACCGTATCCGAATCTTCCGCCACGCATGCGCATGA
- a CDS encoding putative 2-aminoethylphosphonate ABC transporter permease subunit — protein MRMSLTAAPAATSATLPATDTLSPTPASAPAGPSQPTQPTQPAPPALVATSVRAHWTDRLAHVLLALAALALACFVLAPIVMILAQSVQNRDGSLAGIAHFRAYFESPALLRSVWNSLWVSALATCITVPLAFGFAYALTRSRIGCKGLLRNLALIPLLAPSLLAAISFIFWFGNQGLFKPWMGSTQIYGPLGIVASLVFATFPHALMILITALSLTDARLYEAADALGTSTVRKFFTITLPGARYGVVSAAMVVFTYAISDFGIPKVIGGNFHMLATDIYKLVIGMQDFSQGAVVSLMLLVPVAVTYCVDARVQRRQMALMSARSVPYVPRRSPRFDLAMAVFCWVMAALMLAVMGMAVYASFVKLWPYNFSLSLNHYRVGLVEGGVVDSYLNSLRMAGLAAVIGPVFIFATAYLLEKTRGMDWLRSFVRLMAVLPMGVPGLVLGLGYIFFFVPQANPLHGLYQTLGILVLVTIVHYYASCHLTAVTALKQLDAEFEAVSASLKVPFYKTFFRVTVPACLPAILEISRYLFINAMTTVSAVVFLYGADTKLASVEIVNLDESGDIGPAAAMATLVVLTSAFACLLYYLLQRVLDCKTQAWRQGQGND, from the coding sequence ATGCGCATGAGCCTCACTGCGGCGCCGGCCGCTACGTCTGCCACCCTGCCGGCTACCGATACCCTCTCTCCCACCCCGGCCAGCGCGCCGGCGGGACCCTCGCAGCCCACGCAGCCCACCCAGCCTGCGCCGCCGGCGCTGGTCGCCACCTCGGTGCGCGCGCACTGGACCGACCGCCTTGCCCACGTGCTGCTGGCGCTGGCCGCGCTGGCGCTGGCCTGCTTCGTGCTGGCGCCGATCGTGATGATCCTGGCCCAGAGCGTGCAGAACCGCGATGGCTCCCTGGCCGGCATCGCACATTTCCGCGCCTACTTCGAGTCGCCCGCGCTGCTGCGCTCGGTATGGAACAGCCTGTGGGTCTCGGCGCTGGCCACCTGCATCACGGTGCCGCTGGCATTCGGCTTTGCGTATGCGCTGACGCGCAGCCGCATCGGCTGCAAGGGCCTGCTGCGCAACCTGGCGCTGATCCCGCTGCTGGCGCCCTCGCTGCTGGCGGCGATCTCGTTCATCTTCTGGTTCGGCAACCAGGGGCTGTTCAAGCCGTGGATGGGCAGCACCCAGATCTACGGGCCGCTGGGCATCGTCGCCTCGCTGGTGTTCGCCACCTTCCCGCATGCGCTGATGATCCTGATCACCGCGCTGTCGCTGACCGACGCGCGGCTGTATGAAGCCGCCGACGCGCTCGGCACCTCGACCGTGCGCAAGTTCTTCACCATCACCTTGCCGGGCGCGCGCTACGGCGTGGTCAGCGCGGCGATGGTGGTGTTCACCTATGCGATCTCGGATTTCGGCATTCCCAAGGTGATCGGCGGCAATTTCCATATGCTGGCGACCGACATCTACAAGCTGGTGATCGGCATGCAGGACTTCTCGCAGGGCGCGGTGGTGTCGCTGATGCTGCTGGTGCCGGTGGCCGTGACCTACTGTGTCGACGCCCGCGTCCAGCGCCGCCAGATGGCGCTGATGTCGGCGCGCTCGGTGCCCTACGTGCCGCGCCGCAGCCCGCGCTTCGACCTGGCCATGGCGGTGTTCTGCTGGGTGATGGCGGCGCTGATGCTGGCGGTGATGGGCATGGCGGTGTACGCGTCCTTCGTCAAGCTGTGGCCGTACAACTTCTCGCTGTCGCTGAACCACTACCGGGTCGGGCTGGTCGAGGGCGGCGTGGTCGATTCCTACCTGAACAGCCTGCGCATGGCGGGGCTGGCCGCGGTGATCGGGCCGGTGTTTATCTTCGCCACCGCCTACCTGCTGGAGAAGACGCGCGGCATGGACTGGCTGCGCAGCTTCGTGCGGCTGATGGCGGTACTGCCGATGGGCGTGCCGGGGCTGGTGCTGGGCCTGGGCTATATCTTCTTCTTCGTGCCGCAGGCCAACCCGCTGCACGGGCTGTACCAGACGCTGGGCATCCTGGTGCTGGTGACCATCGTCCACTACTACGCGTCGTGCCACCTGACCGCCGTAACCGCGCTCAAGCAGCTCGACGCCGAGTTCGAGGCCGTGTCCGCGTCGCTCAAGGTGCCGTTCTACAAGACCTTCTTCAGGGTCACGGTGCCGGCGTGCCTGCCCGCCATCCTGGAGATCTCGCGCTACCTGTTCATCAATGCGATGACCACGGTCTCGGCGGTGGTGTTCCTGTACGGCGCCGACACCAAGCTGGCCTCGGTCGAGATCGTCAACCTGGACGAGTCCGGCGACATCGGCCCGGCCGCGGCGATGGCCACGCTGGTGGTGCTGACCTCGGCCTTCGCCTGCCTGCTCTATTACCTGCTGCAACGCGTGCTCGATTGCAAGACCCAGGCCTGGCGCCAGGGCCAGGGCAACGACTGA
- a CDS encoding 2-aminoethylphosphonate--pyruvate transaminase, which yields MIRGNDPILLTPGPLTTSLATKQAMLRDWGSWDAAFNTITRSLCDDLVRIVHGEGTHVCVPMQGSGTFSVEAAIANVVPRDGKVLVPQNGAYCQRILKICKVLGRASVELPIPEDQPASAALIEDALRRDPSITHVAQVHCETGAGVLNPLQEIALLCQRLGKGLIVDAMSSFGALEIDARTMPFDALVAATGKCIEGVPGMGFVLVRKDVLEASQGNSHSLALDLYDQYVYMQKTTQWRFTPPTHVVAAFRAALDQFLEEGGQPVRGARYQRNCDALVQGMAALGFRAFLPAAVQAPIIVTFHAPADARYDFKTFYAKVRERGYILYPGKLTQVETFRVGCIGAIDDNEMRNVVTAIGEVLREMGIEMQAQLAEAA from the coding sequence ATGATCCGCGGCAACGACCCGATCCTTCTGACCCCCGGCCCCCTGACCACCTCGCTCGCCACCAAGCAGGCCATGCTGCGCGACTGGGGCTCGTGGGACGCCGCCTTCAACACCATCACGCGCAGCCTGTGCGACGACCTGGTGCGCATCGTCCACGGCGAAGGCACCCATGTGTGCGTGCCGATGCAGGGCAGCGGCACCTTCTCGGTGGAAGCGGCAATCGCCAACGTGGTGCCGCGCGACGGCAAGGTGCTGGTGCCGCAGAACGGCGCCTACTGCCAGCGCATCCTGAAGATCTGCAAGGTGCTCGGCCGCGCCAGCGTGGAACTGCCGATCCCGGAAGACCAGCCCGCCAGCGCCGCGCTGATCGAAGACGCGCTGCGGCGCGACCCGTCGATCACGCACGTGGCGCAGGTGCATTGCGAGACCGGCGCGGGCGTACTGAACCCGCTGCAGGAGATCGCGCTGCTGTGCCAGCGGCTGGGCAAGGGCCTGATCGTCGATGCCATGAGCTCGTTCGGCGCGCTCGAGATCGACGCCCGCACCATGCCGTTCGACGCGCTGGTGGCTGCCACCGGCAAGTGCATCGAGGGCGTGCCGGGCATGGGTTTCGTGCTGGTCAGGAAGGACGTGCTGGAGGCCAGCCAGGGCAACAGCCACTCGCTGGCGCTGGACCTGTACGACCAGTACGTCTACATGCAGAAGACCACGCAGTGGCGCTTCACGCCGCCCACGCACGTGGTGGCGGCCTTCCGCGCCGCGCTCGACCAGTTCCTGGAGGAAGGCGGCCAGCCGGTGCGCGGCGCACGCTATCAGCGCAACTGCGACGCGCTGGTGCAGGGCATGGCGGCGCTGGGCTTCCGCGCCTTCCTGCCGGCGGCGGTGCAGGCGCCGATCATCGTCACCTTCCATGCGCCGGCGGATGCGCGCTATGACTTCAAGACCTTCTACGCCAAGGTGCGCGAGCGCGGCTACATCCTGTATCCGGGCAAGCTGACCCAGGTGGAGACCTTCCGGGTCGGCTGCATTGGTGCGATCGATGACAACGAGATGCGCAACGTGGTGACGGCGATCGGCGAGGTGCTGCGGGAGATGGGGATCGAGATGCAGGCGCAGTTGGCGGAGGCGGCGTAA
- a CDS encoding EamA family transporter — translation MSLPPDFHGLAFAAVMLSALMHASWNAIVKIGGDRLSSMALIDTFCLLVALPFLFLVPVPAPQVWPFLLATVALEVVYKLSLVAAYNRGDFSQAYPLMRGSAPMMVAMLLLLSGGERLGPGGYAGIALICCGLVSLVHWRRQAPDLLGFALLAGACLAGGTVIDGTAVKRHGEVLTYIVWLQALSHVFMPGYAFSRRGTALLALLRTEWKRAGIGGINRVGSYALMLWAMTMAPVAKLAALRESSVIFAALLGHFLLREAFDRRRVVATALVLLGIVTLQLAR, via the coding sequence ATGTCCCTCCCCCCCGATTTCCACGGCCTTGCCTTTGCCGCCGTGATGCTGTCGGCGCTGATGCATGCGTCGTGGAACGCCATCGTCAAGATCGGCGGCGACCGGCTTTCGTCGATGGCGCTGATCGATACCTTCTGCCTGCTGGTCGCCCTGCCCTTCCTGTTCCTGGTGCCCGTGCCGGCGCCGCAGGTGTGGCCATTCCTGCTGGCCACGGTGGCGCTGGAGGTGGTCTACAAGCTGTCGCTGGTCGCCGCGTATAACCGCGGCGACTTCAGCCAGGCCTATCCGCTGATGCGCGGCTCGGCGCCGATGATGGTGGCGATGCTGCTGTTGCTGAGCGGCGGCGAGCGGCTTGGCCCGGGCGGTTATGCCGGCATCGCGCTGATCTGCTGCGGGCTGGTCAGCCTGGTGCACTGGCGCCGGCAGGCGCCCGACCTGCTCGGCTTTGCGCTGCTGGCCGGAGCCTGCCTGGCGGGCGGCACCGTGATCGACGGCACCGCGGTCAAGCGCCATGGCGAGGTGCTGACCTACATCGTCTGGCTGCAGGCGCTGTCGCATGTGTTCATGCCCGGCTATGCCTTCAGCCGCCGCGGCACGGCGCTGCTGGCGCTGCTGCGCACGGAATGGAAGCGCGCCGGCATCGGCGGCATCAACCGCGTGGGCTCGTACGCGCTGATGCTGTGGGCGATGACCATGGCGCCGGTGGCCAAGCTGGCGGCGCTGCGCGAATCCAGCGTGATTTTCGCCGCGCTGCTGGGGCATTTCCTGCTGCGCGAGGCCTTTGACCGCCGCCGCGTGGTGGCGACTGCGCTGGTGCTGCTGGGCATCGTGACACTGCAACTGGCACGCTGA